The Candidatus Hydrogenedentota bacterium DNA window GAGGGTAGAGCAGCCGCTTGCCTGGTTTTTGAGGAGCCCGGCGGTTGTACAATAGGGTAGCCTTCACTGCAGGAAGGGTGGGAGGAGACCATCATGCACAAATGTTCGCGCCGAGCGGCTCTGAAGGGATTGGGGCTCGCGGCCGCGCCGTTCATAGTCCCGGCAAGAGTTTTCGGGGATGAAGCGCCCAGCAACCGGATTGCGGTGGGGATCATCGGGACAGGGCGGCAGAGCCACCAGATCAACATCCCGCAGTTTCTGAATTCGCCTCATGCGCAGGTCGTGGCGCTCTGCGATGTGGATTCGTGGCGGCTCGAGACCGTCAAAGCCCAGGTCGAGACCCATTACGCCGCGCAAACGGGGCAGGCGTATTCGGGCTGCGCCGTCTATCGCGATTTCAGGGAACTGATTGCGCGTGAGGATGTCGACGCGGTCATGATCTCGGGACCCGACCACTGGCATGTCCCGATGGGGATTGCGGCCGCGAAAGCAGGCAAGCACTTCAGCGTGGAGAAACCGTTGAGCACGTGTATTGCTCACGGGCGCCTCCTGTGCGAAACGGCAACGCGGCACGGGGTTGTCACGCGCACCGATTCGGAGTTCCGGTCGCTCCCGGAGATGTGGCGGGGGGTGGAATGCGTCAGGAACAGGCGTATTGGCAAACTCACGAACATGAAGGTGTGCGTTCCCGGCGATTCGGCGCCCGTCGGCATGCCCGCCGAGATGCCCGTGCCCGAGAATCTCGATTACGACATGTGGCTTGGGCCAGCCTTCCAGAAGCCGTATACGGAACAACGCGTCCACCCGGCAAAAGACCTCAAAGGCCGCCCGGGATGGCTGCGCATCTCCGACTACACCAACGGGATGGTCTCGAACTGGGGGAGCCACCTCAATGATATCGCCCAGTGGGCGCACGGCACGGATCGCGGTGGGCCCGTGACCGTGGAAGGAACGGGCACGTTCTCCGAAGGGTTGTGGGACACCATCGTCGAATTCCAGCTTCATTATGCCTATGCCGACGGGGTGACCCTGGATTACGAGATGGGCAAGAGCGCCGGCATCGAGTTCACGGGCGACGAGGGATGGCTCCGCGCCATGTACGGGGGGGAAGTGACGGCGAGCGACCCCAGCATCCTACGCCCCGAGAAGGCGCCCGGCGACATCGACCTCAGCGCAACCCTGACCGATAAAGAGGATTTCCTGCAAGCCATACGCGGGGGGGCCGAGACGCTCGAGCCGGTTGAAGTCGGCCATCGCACGGTATCGCTTTGCCAGATCGGATTGATTGCCATTCAACTGGGCCGCAAACTCGAGTGGGCGCCCGAACGCGAGCGTTTCATCAACGACGACGAAGCGAACGGGCGCCTGGACCGCCCCGTCCGCGGCGACTGGCTGAAAACCTGAGGCGTCAAAACACGGCCGCCGAGCGAGCGCTGGCCAACTCACGGCAAGAGAGGTGCCCGAGAGGTGCTATACTGGAAAAAGCTTGGAATCCGGCGGGGCGGGCGAGGTTACGGGTAAGGGAGGAGCACTCGATGCAAAAGCCAATAACATGGATTGTGACGTTCTTCTTGGTCATCGCAGCAGCGTGTATGACGGGGTGCCCGTCTGATCCGAAAGCCAACGCCAGTCTCCACTTCTATAACGATGCCACCGATGACTACGTCCGCGGTATCTACCTTCAGCACTCGGGACACGACGACTGGGGCGAGAATCTGATCACGGACGAAATCCTGCCGGGCCACGAACTTATGATCACTCACCTGTATCCCGGAACCTACAGCATCAAGGTTGCCGTGAGGGCTTCCGAGGGATGGTATTTCGGCATGATTCCCTCCGAAACGTTGACCTTGGTTTCCAACGCGGCCCTGCAGTTCCGCTACGCAAGAGGCACCTGGGAAATAGGTGGAATAGAGTAAGTATAGGGGTGTCACAGCTCACGTGCCGGCGTTCGCCGCGCGCGGACCGCGGCGGGTGTCTGCCTCGCCTTCACTTGGCGGCGTTAGCCAGGATAACGTCCTTGAGGTGCCGGGCAGCGGCAAATTCGGGGTTGATGTTGAGCACGCATTCGCAGTCCTGGACGGCCTTGGAGTGGTCCTGCAGGTCGCAGTACGTCAGGGCACGAATGTAATAGGCTTCCGCCTGCACCGCATTTATGGCGATGGACCGATCGAGGTCTTCGAGCGCGAGTCTGTACGATTTGCGGATGCGGTAGGCAAGGGCCCGGTTGTTGAGCGCGCGGAAATTGTCGGCGTTGAACCGTATGGCACTGGTGAAATCCTTCTCAGCGTGCTGGTACTTTCCCAATGCGAGGTAGGCCATGCCGCGGTGGTTGTAAATGATGGAGCGCACCTGCCGCCGGGTCTTCATGCGCAGGGCGCGCGAGTAGAGTTCAATGGCCCGGGAGAAGTCATCGCTGCTGTGCGCGGCCAGCGCCTCGAAGATGAGTTGTTCGAGTTCGTTGCGGAGCTGGATGGGCCCAACCGGCTTGTCGTCGCGCTGCTGGAGGTACGTGAGTTCTTCTTCATCGAGGCCAGGAACCGTTTGATAGGAGGGCAGCCCCTTTTCGACGCTGGCTTTCCGCCGGTTTTCGCGTTGATGGACCTCGCGCTGGTACTCCCGAATCTCCTGGAAGATGATATCCGAGAGCGTGAGCGTGGCGTTGAGGGAAGCGAGTTTGCGCTTCATCGGTTCGTCGAGAAGCGTGTTCTCGGACTTGTAGACAAGCTCGTGCTCGACCTCGGCCCAGGCGTCCTGCAAAATGGTCCGTAACTGGATTTCGGCGACGCGCCTGGTCGAATAGATCGGACGCGGCTTGATTTCGTTCGAGAGATCGACCATCAGGTGAATGGACGAATAGCCGAACTCGTGGAAGGAATGTTCCGCGCCCTTTGTTTCGAGCTCAACAACGCGGAAATGTTCCCCGATGAGCTGCTGGACTGCGTCGAGGTCGGACAGAAACGGGCAGACGATTCGAAAGCCGATCAGGTCAGTGAGAAGCGTGCTGGCCGCGCCGCTCCTGCGCAGGCGCAGAATCTTCTCGAAATAGCTGTCGAACGATTTTACGCGGTATTTGATCGAGGCGTTGATGCCTTGCGCGGTGATCAGACGCTGCAAGCGGTGTAACACGCGCTGCGCAACCGCGTCATAGACCGCGGCCTGGTTCAAGTACTCTATCTCGAGTTTCCGCCGTTGTGGAATCCGCATCGGTTTGCCTCCGGCTCACACTCGCAACGATACAGCCGGGCGAATGCCCAGCAACTGCCAGCCGTGCAGTATTCTAGCGCAAGAGGCGGGGAATGAGCGAGGATTGCACCTTCACTCGTGCGCGCCGGTTTTCACGAACTCAAACGCGTACAGCTTTGCGGCGCGCAGTTCGAACCGGAGGCTCAGCGGTTGCCCGGCATAGGCAGCGTCATCGCTGCCGCCGTCCCACGTCACGATGTGGACGACATCGTTGGTCATGATATTACCGCACCCAGCGATTGCGCGCCCGGGCAGCTCATGATGAGCATCCCGCAAGACACTATCATGATGAACCGCACCGGCCTACTCCTTCGGGCCCGTGACCGTGGCCAAAACAGCGTTCATATTCAGCCTCACCAGGAAATAATGAGTGTTCCCGTCACGTCTCTCGCGAGGCAATGGCAGCCTGGAGGGCCGTCTTCGCGGCTGAATTCGACGGCATTCTCTACGTACGGGTATGGCGAGTTGACCACCATCGCCACCCGTTCTTCCGTGCCGGTCTCGGGATAGAAGCGGACGGTTGCGTTCTGGAGGTTCTGGATTTGGATGCGGCGCCGAACACCGTAGTGCCCGGACAGCATCTCGCGGCAGGCCAGTTTGCTGTCGTCGGCCTGCTCGACGAATACCCGGCACTCGCGGTGCCATGCGCGGGGCATGGTGTAGGTGGAGCACCCGCCGTCGAGAATGGTCTCGAACCCCACCAGCAACGGCGCCCCCTGGGGAAACCGCAGCCGCAACGTCACCGTTGTATCGGCGTGGTATCCCGAGAAGAAAAAGCCGTTCCGGCAACGCGCGACACATACCATCGGGGCGCGGTCCCCGGGCTCGCGGCGGTCCACGGCGAAAGTATAGCCGAAGGCGGTGAGCATATGGCGCATGAGCTGTTCGCCCGCGAACCATTCGTTGGGGTTGTCCGTGGCCAGAAGCCGTGCTCCCGGCCGGTAATGGTTCGAGTTGGTGCCGCGCACCCAGGCCAGCACGCCTCCGTTCCATTCGGGCAGGGCGCGCGACAGAGCAATCACCCGTGTGCCGGCATCGTTCGCGACGGCGGCCCGGACCTCGGTGTGCGCGTCTGCGGCGTCCGCCAGCACCGCCTCGACTCCGCCGGCGCAGGTCAGCGGACGGTGGTGCAGCCGGGTCGGGGCCGATATTCGATGCGCGATATCG harbors:
- a CDS encoding Gfo/Idh/MocA family oxidoreductase → MHKCSRRAALKGLGLAAAPFIVPARVFGDEAPSNRIAVGIIGTGRQSHQINIPQFLNSPHAQVVALCDVDSWRLETVKAQVETHYAAQTGQAYSGCAVYRDFRELIAREDVDAVMISGPDHWHVPMGIAAAKAGKHFSVEKPLSTCIAHGRLLCETATRHGVVTRTDSEFRSLPEMWRGVECVRNRRIGKLTNMKVCVPGDSAPVGMPAEMPVPENLDYDMWLGPAFQKPYTEQRVHPAKDLKGRPGWLRISDYTNGMVSNWGSHLNDIAQWAHGTDRGGPVTVEGTGTFSEGLWDTIVEFQLHYAYADGVTLDYEMGKSAGIEFTGDEGWLRAMYGGEVTASDPSILRPEKAPGDIDLSATLTDKEDFLQAIRGGAETLEPVEVGHRTVSLCQIGLIAIQLGRKLEWAPERERFINDDEANGRLDRPVRGDWLKT
- a CDS encoding (p)ppGpp synthetase yields the protein MRIPQRRKLEIEYLNQAAVYDAVAQRVLHRLQRLITAQGINASIKYRVKSFDSYFEKILRLRRSGAASTLLTDLIGFRIVCPFLSDLDAVQQLIGEHFRVVELETKGAEHSFHEFGYSSIHLMVDLSNEIKPRPIYSTRRVAEIQLRTILQDAWAEVEHELVYKSENTLLDEPMKRKLASLNATLTLSDIIFQEIREYQREVHQRENRRKASVEKGLPSYQTVPGLDEEELTYLQQRDDKPVGPIQLRNELEQLIFEALAAHSSDDFSRAIELYSRALRMKTRRQVRSIIYNHRGMAYLALGKYQHAEKDFTSAIRFNADNFRALNNRALAYRIRKSYRLALEDLDRSIAINAVQAEAYYIRALTYCDLQDHSKAVQDCECVLNINPEFAAARHLKDVILANAAK